Below is a window of Candidatus Hydrogenedens sp. DNA.
TGGTTTGTTTTTCGAAAATTTAACAGAGGTATTAGGTTTTGTCCCATGTAGAGATGAGGGAAAATTAACAGGGCTCTCTGCTCACGGGGATGCAAATAGGATTCAACATGACAACCCATTTTCATGGAATCAAGATATCCTTTTATATAAAGGTCCTTATGGTAAAAAATTGAGAGTATGGCTTTTGCAATTATTAGAAAAATATTCACGGGAAGACCTATGTGCATGGTCACAAAATATTTTAGAACAAACGGTTTGCTCCTTAGTGAAATATTGGATAAAAAGAACAGGACTAAATAAGGTGACTGTTGCAGGTGGTGTCTTTGCAAATGTATTGTTAAACCAGAAAATACATGAATTACAGGAAGTTGAGGAATTATTTGTATATCCAAATATGGGTGATGGAGGGTTAAGTTTAGGAGCAATAAGTTCACAATTTCGTTTTTATCCAAAATCGCTTCCACATGCATTTTGGGGTGATGCGTATGGCAAAGAAGAAACAAAAAAGGCGATAGACCAATATAAACTGCCGTTTAAGGAACTTGAAAGCCACCAAATAAATAGTATTATTGCGAAGTGTCTTTACAATAAAAGGATTATTGCCCGATTTGATGATAAAATGGAATGGGGACCCCGTGCATTAGGGAATAGGTCTATCTTGTGCGATTCAACTATGCGAGATATAACTGAAAAGTTAAATATTATGTTGAAGAGAAGTGACTTTATGCCCTTTGCCCCCGCTCTTTTAGATGAGGATGCGGGGCATTTTTTGATAGGATATGAGAAGGCAAGGCATGCAGGTGAATTCATGACTTGCTGTTTTCGTAGTACACAAGAAATGAAAGAAGAACATGGGGCAGTTGTTCATATTGATGGAACGACACGAGCCCAACTTGTAAAGAAGGAAAATAATCCAACATTTTATGAGATATTAAAGCATTATAAAAAGTTGTCAGGGACAAGTGTCGTTTTAAATACAAGTTTCAATATGCATGAATCGCCAATTGTTCGTACACCAAATGAAGCATTGCAGACATTTATTGAGTCAGGACTGGATTATTTATTTTTAAATAATTTTATAGTAGGACGAAATCAAGACTTTTGGAATGAATTTGATGGAAACTGTAACCAATAAAAATAAAGGATTAAAAATAGCAATTATTGATTACTCGGCTGGAAATATTCATTCCGTTTATCGTGCTTTTTATAAGGCAGGTGTCTCAATTGAAGTTATAAATAGAGAAACCGACTTAGATTCGTTTGATGCCATTGTTTTGCCTGGGGTCGGTGCTTGTGGAAGTGCTATGGATTTTTTAACAAAATCTGGCTTAACAAAAAAATTAAATCACTATGTTTTAGAATTAAAGAAACCTATTTTGGGTATTTGTTTAGGATTCCAAATTATGGCAGAATTTAGTGAAGAAGGTAAGGCAAAAGGACTGGGGTGGATACCTGTAAATGTATATCATATAAGAAGTGTTGTAAAAGACTTTGTTCGAGTGCCTCATATCGGTTGGAACGATGTGAAAACAAATAAAGAAGAATTATCCTTATTATCAGGAATGATAGAAAAACCAAATTTTTACTTTGCACATTCTTATTTTGTCCCGTTAAAGGAAATTGAGGGTAAACTCGGGATAACCGAATATGGGATTCCTTTCATTTCTTTATATGAGAATAGGAACATTTATGCGACCCAATTTCATCCTGAAAAAAGTTATATTGGTGGGACAATGTTAATACAAAATTTTCTTAACGAGGTGTTGAATGCTAAAAGTTAGAGTAATACCTGTTCTTTTATTACGTCATTGGGGTTTGGAAAAGACGATTCGATTTTCAAACCCTAAATATGTAGGTTGTCCAATTAATGCAGCTCGTGTATTTAACCAGCATAATGTAGATGAGCTAATATTACTTGATATAGTTGCGACACTTGAAAATCGGCCTCCTGAAATAGAAGTGGTGAAGCAAATATCAGCAGAAACCTCGATGCCTTTTACTGTTGGGGGAGGAATTAGCAGTATTAATGTCATAAGAGAATTATTGAATGCGGGGGCTGATAGAGTGGTTCTTAATACATCTGTAATTGAAGTCCCCGATTTATTACAAAAATCCGCAGAACAGTTTGGGAGGCAATGTATTGTTGCATCTATTGATGTACGTAAAGTAGATGGTGGATATGAGGTATTTACACATGGTGGGCGAAAATCTACAGGTCTAAACCCAATAGAATTGGCAAAAAGAGTAGAGGCAGAAGGAGCAGGTGAAATATTAATTACGAGTATTGATAGAGATGGAACCCTTGAAGGGTATGATTTAGACTTAATAAAAATGATTACGGATAATGTTCAAATTCCTGTAATTGCATGTGGAGGAGCAGGTTCTGTTAAAGATTTAGCGGATGCATATTACCAGTCGGGAGTTTCTGCGGTGGCATGTGGCGCATTCTTCCTTTTTTACGGTCCTCGAAGGACAGTGTTAATAACTTATCCTACAGAAGAACAACTGTTAGAATACTTTAAACCAGAACATATTCGGAAAAGAGACCCTAAAAAGCCTATTGATTTGGAATTGTCACGATTATAAGTAAGGTCACACAAATATGAGCCAACACGAAAATAAAGTATTATGTAAACGATGTGTCATGGATACATCTATTCCAGGAGTGCGATTAGATAAATATGGAATATGTAATTTCTGTCACATGCATGATGATTTGGATAAACGTTTTCCAGTTGGCGAAAAAGGGGCTATGATATTACAAAAAATTGCAGAGAAAATAAGAAGGGATGGAAAGGGTAAAAAATATGATTGTGTTGTTGGTGTTAGTGGAGGAAGAGATACTTCGTATTGCTTATATTATGTTAAAGAAATTATGAAATTACGACCTCTGGCGGTTCATTTTGACAATGGTTGGGACTCAGAAATTGCAAAAACGAATCTTGCTAAATTGTGCGATAAATTAGATGTAGAGTTACATACGATTATTATGGATTGGCCTGAATCTCGGGAATTGACCAATGCTACAATCCGTGCTTGTGTCCCTTATATTGACCTGACCGATGACATCGGAATTGCAAGTAGTTTATTCCGTACTGCGGAAAAAGAAAATGTTAAATATATTATTTTAAGCCATTCT
It encodes the following:
- a CDS encoding AglZ/HisF2 family acetamidino modification protein, translated to MLKVRVIPVLLLRHWGLEKTIRFSNPKYVGCPINAARVFNQHNVDELILLDIVATLENRPPEIEVVKQISAETSMPFTVGGGISSINVIRELLNAGADRVVLNTSVIEVPDLLQKSAEQFGRQCIVASIDVRKVDGGYEVFTHGGRKSTGLNPIELAKRVEAEGAGEILITSIDRDGTLEGYDLDLIKMITDNVQIPVIACGGAGSVKDLADAYYQSGVSAVACGAFFLFYGPRRTVLITYPTEEQLLEYFKPEHIRKRDPKKPIDLELSRL
- a CDS encoding carbamoyltransferase C-terminal domain-containing protein, whose product is MLILGISEDFFDSGVTICDDDHILFMSNEERYTRRKNEGGFPYQSLQSALKQTGISIKEIESVCVSGFVTPFPLFRIFPNLQKKAFDARREKKHSEGSVSLWNNITEWAVSYNPISYINPTDAMKRKLAFILKKIIQKRLPDLSKEIDIHFIEHHEAHAWGSYFCSGFDKALIVTADGMGDGLSLTVSKGEGNTITRLWKSSAKSSFGLFFENLTEVLGFVPCRDEGKLTGLSAHGDANRIQHDNPFSWNQDILLYKGPYGKKLRVWLLQLLEKYSREDLCAWSQNILEQTVCSLVKYWIKRTGLNKVTVAGGVFANVLLNQKIHELQEVEELFVYPNMGDGGLSLGAISSQFRFYPKSLPHAFWGDAYGKEETKKAIDQYKLPFKELESHQINSIIAKCLYNKRIIARFDDKMEWGPRALGNRSILCDSTMRDITEKLNIMLKRSDFMPFAPALLDEDAGHFLIGYEKARHAGEFMTCCFRSTQEMKEEHGAVVHIDGTTRAQLVKKENNPTFYEILKHYKKLSGTSVVLNTSFNMHESPIVRTPNEALQTFIESGLDYLFLNNFIVGRNQDFWNEFDGNCNQ
- the hisH gene encoding imidazole glycerol phosphate synthase subunit HisH translates to METVTNKNKGLKIAIIDYSAGNIHSVYRAFYKAGVSIEVINRETDLDSFDAIVLPGVGACGSAMDFLTKSGLTKKLNHYVLELKKPILGICLGFQIMAEFSEEGKAKGLGWIPVNVYHIRSVVKDFVRVPHIGWNDVKTNKEELSLLSGMIEKPNFYFAHSYFVPLKEIEGKLGITEYGIPFISLYENRNIYATQFHPEKSYIGGTMLIQNFLNEVLNAKS